A window of Kryptolebias marmoratus isolate JLee-2015 unplaced genomic scaffold, ASM164957v2 Scaffold51, whole genome shotgun sequence genomic DNA:
aggtgtttttgcctaaaaaatggaaacagttCCTGagttaaaactgagaaaatctcctcagaaaccagaaacataTAGATCTGTAGCTCAGGGAAtggttattttgtattctggTTTATTTCTTCAACAAATGAGGTTTATTCTTTAGACTTTTCATATTAAAAGAGAATAAAGAGCTAATATTAGGGTTGTTTTAGACAATATATGACTCATTATGGAAGGAGAGGCTGATGTTAAAGTAATGAAAAGCTGGTCGATGAGGAAGAATATTTAcgttgattattttttcatatataatAAGTGAGTTTAGGTCATCATTATTATCAGTTTTTTATGTgttgaaacataaaaacctacattttctttcacaaacagCGAAGCCCGCAGCACTgcaggattattattatttgtgcgCATGATTATTGATATTATATGATTAATAATTGATATGAAAGCTTTTAAACAAGATTTTCTTCGGTGCAGCGCAGAACAAACTGCCGAGGGGGCAGCAGTGCGCATGCGCCGCGTCTACTCTGCCGGATTtaagacgaagaagaagagtgAGGCCGTTAGGCTAGCGGGTCCGTAGGGTTTCTGCcgaaccaaaacaacaacatcaacattACAATGAAACAACGAGCCGTCATTAATTACTCCAATGATAATCATTCAGTTTCAGGGCTGTGCTAATTATTAGCCTTAAAGCTAACAGCCGAGTTAGCCTcgttaacaacaacaacagctgcagctcacacAGATTTTCACCGCAACAAACCCCGCGTTTCACAGGAGTCCAAATGGAAACAAACGCCCCGAAAAGACGTGACAACAAGAAGTCTCTGCGGGTTAAAGTGATCAGCCTCGGAAACGCCGAGGTGGGGAAGGTACGAGTCAGTCCGCTGCTTTTAGCCCAGAATTATAATAGAGTCTGGGGCGGTTCAGTTCTGATGCTTTCGGCTGTAATACACCTTTATAAACACCTcttctttttaatataattacCACTGTATTAATTAGTAACAGATGTAATAGCGTTTATCATAaacatttgttgctgtttgacacaaaaactggGTGTTTTTAATGTCTGGTCTCTTTGGTTCCGTCTGACGCCAGACTCCCTTTGAACaaataattattcatttattaataataattacctgaaagtacaaaacatttaaatacaaagatATAAGGACTATCAGTAGTCCAACAATTCGGCatacaatatatatttataataattattctGAAGAAGTTATTCCAATAATTAAAGCCATAAGCAGTGAGTATTCAATAATAAATTTATTACAAACTGCTTTAATAATAGTTATATTTAATGTTAGGTTGGGTTTACATTTGATGAATAAATTATGAATaataaacagaagctaaaagtagcagcagggtaacaaaaaaactaaaaacagcagagcactagctaaaagctaaaagaaacaaaatgctagctaaaagtcagTGGTATTAGAATTAGCATTGTTACCATTACTCAAATTAGCAGAATTAACAGAAGTCTGCTGTCCCAACAGGAAATCTAATAATTCAGGAAGTgaatcaaaacatgtttttgtcctcAGAGCTGCATCATCAAGCGTTACTGCGAGAAGCGGTTCGTTCCGAAGTATCTGGCGACAATCGGCATCGACTACGGCGTCACGAAGTGAGTCCATGCTCAGCGCGTTTCTGTGCACGTTTGACCAAATACTGATGGTTTTTTATGTCAGAGTGCAGGTCCGAGACCGAGAAATCAAAGTGAACATCTTCGACATGGCCGGACATCCGTTCTTCTACGAGGTGAGGCTTCAGTTCCCAGCATGCTTCAGTCTGAAGGTGTCATGTGGGCCTCCGGCCAGCAGGTGGAGCGCTGCAGCCCGTCCCTCCCGTCTTTCTGTTTCAGGTGCGGAATGAGTTCTACAAGGACAGTCAGGGCGTGCTGCTGGTGTACGACGTCGGCCTCAGGGAGAGCTTCGACGCCCTCGACAGCTGGCTGGCAGAGATGAAACAGGAAATGGGCTCTCAGGCCAACATGGACAGCATCGTCTTCATCGTCTGCGCCAACAAGGTGTGACGAGTCGGCGTGAACGCTGCCTCTACGGGCGCAGCGCTGAAAGAAGGACAGAGGTGCATCTCAGCCGTGTTGGGTCTGTGCAGGTGGACCTGACCAAGAGACGGGTGGTGGACGAGGGCGAGGGCCGTCTGTGGGCGGAGTCCAGAGGGTTCCATTACTTTGAGACGTCGGCGCAAAGCGGCGAGGGCATCAACGAGATGTTCCAGGTGttcacacgcacacagacacacacaccccacacacacaagaaaCTGATCTCGTCTCGTCCGCAGgccttcttctcctccatcaCAGACATGTGTGAGAACGGCGGGAAGCGGCCGGTGTCAGAGGTCAGCGTGGGCTTCACCAAGGAGCAGGCCGACACCATTCGACGCATCCGCAACAGCAAGGACTCATGGGACATGTTGGGCGTGAAGCCCGGCGCCACCCGGTGAGTAAACGCCGTCAGAGGTCCAGGTTTACGCCCGGCGAGTTCAAATCGAGCAGCTCCACGAAAACATTGGTTCCCGCCTCTTTGTTTCCAGGGAGGAAGTGAACAAGGCGTACAGGAAGTTGGCGGTCCTGCTGCACCCGGACAAATGTGTGGCGCCCGGCAGCGAGGACGCCTTCAAGGCGGTGGTGAACGCTCGCACGTCACTGCTGAAGAACATTAAATAACAGAGAGGAGAACGCACGCACGGACTGAAGAAccggtgtttgtttgtttgtttgttcagcgTTTACGTCTCGTGTGCCATGTTGTTACTGTTTACCAACCTGACCAGGATGTGTATTCCCCTGTTAGGAGGAAGAGGTCTCAGAGATGACTCGTTAGCAtcagtcacttcctgtcagaggGGAACCGCTTCCTATCAGAGGGGAACCGCTTCCTGTCAGAGGggaaccacttcctgtctgacaggaaccaatcagcagctgttttagCATCAAACAGAACTTACAGATTAGtgaaacatttcattgttttgtatatttattatatttctttaacttcagagattaaaacctgttttattttagtttttaattaaaactgttgtttctgagtaaaacagttaaaggcttttatttctaaagaacaacatgatttagatgttttaatcagatttatCATCCTTCTGTCGGGTTTCGAGCGTTTGAttcctgtttgtgtcaaacTTCTTCATTTCACCTGATTTTCCTCCAAACTCCACAAGTTTTATTATCAGAGGggacttttactttgaaaggttCACAGCATTAAATCAGCTTCTTCTGaatcttttgtaaataaaatagtcTTTAAATGGCTGCAGATTAAATATGTGATGTTATCAAAATGCATGAATATTTAAATACGCTTCGCCCTGCAGGGAGGAAATACAGGAaactacttcctgtctgacgggaaactacttcctgtctgatgggaacgacttcctgtctgacgggaacgacttcctgtctgacaggaaactacttcctgtctgttttccCAAACACtgaaatctaatttattttattttctctgtttaaattaattgaattagtttaaaaatgtaaacttttaaatCCAGTTTGTTCCCAGAACTGATTTCTGCCTCAGAttgaataaactttattttatttattacatttttttagtctaagaaggaaacattttctttttaagttgtaatttttaatgtttttggagCCAAATTCATGTTTTGAATTCATTTCTCAAACTGCCAAAGTTCTGCAACAGAGTTCTTCTTCTTTAGTTGAATGAAAGGTTTTTCTCTGGGTTCCAGAACTGAGGCCTGAAATCAGTTCTACAGTCCATGTTCATTTGAATTaaattcttagttttaacaCCTTTAAAGCGATTCTTTATACGTTTTTAATTCAGCTTTGGTCTCAGATTATTGAAGCTAAAGAGAAATTATTcccacagtttgttttcatgaagTTTAATTTCTGCTGACTGCTCAGAAACTGTCCTTTTTGCACTTTAAACCGGATTGATttaatgtttgagtttttgtgtttccacctggctgacatgatgtttctgctgcttttctgctgtGATTGAATTAAACGGCCTGAAGTCcaacagcttcttcttcttcatgtgtttttctctaactttaaaacaacaaccagatCCTGTTGGACTCAGGAGAATTTCACATTAAAGCGTTTTCAGTGTCAACTCTTCACCTTCCCCcagaatgacaaaaagaaaacagatgtttgttcgttatttcaaaataaaagccctgaaacgttaccagcaggtggcgccaCAGGAAGGTCGGCTCGGTCCACTTCCTCCAGCCTGGAGCCGTTAGACTTCGAGCAGGGGACCTGAGGTCATCTTCTCACACATCCAACAATCTGTGAAGGTTTACCTGCCGGCACCCTCAGAGCCAACAGGCTGACCTGCTTGGAGGTCTGCCAATCCCATCAGGCACCATCTGTTTCTGGGGTTCCTGATGGGATTACCCCTGCAGGCGGACATCAGATCATTCCTCAGTCCGACTCTCTGCTCTGGTGATCCACCGTCGTGAGTTCGTTCTGTCTCTGAGGTCAGATCTGACCTGAAACGAGCTTCGTTTGGAAGACTGGAGGCTGGATTCTGAGGAACAAACCCAACAACGCTCAGAGCGCTCAGACATAAACAGGACAGAAGCTTAAAGAGGAGTTTAAACGTCAGGCTGGAAACAGACATGAAGTCAAAGAAGCTGATTCTTCTGTCTCCAACACAGCTGTGAGACACGGAGCTGAAGGGGACTGATGTGGACTGAAGACAACTGAAGGAAGGAACCGGAATAAAAAGGATTAATCAGGAAGAAGACGGAGGATGAGTTCTCCCAGCTTCAGAGGATCATTTAACCCTGAAGGGGCTCAGTGAGTACACTTCTTAGATTCTTTCTGTTCCTGCTGATGGGAGAACAGCTCAGGAACTCCTGCTCACAACCAGCAGCTCCGGGGATGAAGGTGGACCTGGACCAGGATTAAAGCAGCTTTCTAAAGACCTGATCCCCTCAGAGACAGGAAGAGGGTCagggtcctgttggagctccaAACCTGGTCCNNNNNNNNNNNNNNNNNNNNNNNNNNNNNNNNNNNNNNNNNNNNNNNNNNNNNNNNNNNNNNNNNNNNNNNNNNNNNNNNNNNNNNNNNNNNNNNNNNNNTTAACTCTTACCTGTGCAGGTGATGGTGATGATCAGTTTAACTCTTACCTGTGCAGGTGATGGTCAAGGCCTTGCTGTACCTGGCTGTGAACATAGCAGGTGTGTTCATTAACTACCTGTCTGACCGAACTCAGCGGCAGAGCTTCCTGGAGACCCGGCGCTGCATCGAAGGACGGGTCCGACTAGAGAGGGAAAACCACAGACAGGTGAGTCCAGACCAATCAGAGGCCTCGGTCTGTATGTTCGTTAAAACACCTGCAGACCTCTTTGTTTACTCCTCCTCTTGGTGATTCCAGGAGCGTCTGGTGATGTCCATCCTGCCCCGTTTCCTGGTTCTGGAGATGATCGCTGACATGACGGCTGCAGATGATTATCTGCTGCCTCATCAGTTCCATAAGATCTACATCCACCACTACAAGAACGTCAGGTACTGACGGTTGGTTCTTCCACCGTTTAATCTGCAGTCGGACCAGCTGGTAAATGTCAGAGCAATGATTTGGGTGTTGTTCATCTCTGTAGCATCCTGTTTGCTGACATCATCGGCTTCACGTCTCTGTCTTTGATCCTCTCAGCGCAGGAACTCGTTAGAACTCTAAACGAGCTTTTTGGGCGCTTCGACAAGCTGGCTGAGGTCAGACCGAGCTGAGAAACACATCATGTTCAGCATGTTTAACGTTCCTGTCTGAGAATGAGGCTGTGCGTCTGATCTGTGTAGAAGCACCAGTGCTTGCGGATTAAGATCCTGGGGGACTGTTATTACTGCGTGTCCGGCGTCCCGGAGCCTCAGAGGGGACACGCCCGCTGCTGCGTGGAGATGGGCCTCAGCATGATCAGCACCATTCGGTAAGAGAAACGCCAACATCCCAACCCTCGCTTCCACGGAGCCTTGCAGTCACGTGTTGTGTTGCAGATATGTTCGCcgggagctgcagcaggaggtggaCATGAGGATCGGAGTCCACTCCGGTTCTGTCCTCTGTGGCGTGTTGGGTCTTCAGAAGTGGCAGTTTGACATCTGGAGCTGGGACGTCGACATCGCCAACAGTCTCGAGGCTGCGGGAGTGCCAGGGTCAGAAACACTAACACACTGATCAAAAATACTTGACTGGCAGTTCACAGTCAGCTGGTTCTGATCCATTTTTAAGGCTCAATCCTGGTCCAGGTCGGTAACACTAAGGATCAACGTCCTGCCGGCGGCTGGTAGACGAGTCAAACCGAAATTATTCCATCACATCGGCTCCTTAACCTCCTCAgactctgactggaccgttctgttgtagattagctgctgtgtttgggatcattgtcctgtttgttggacagatggcctcacatctgactccagaatcagcccacaCCATCAGACCTCCACCgctgtgctgacagctggtgTCAGTCTGGGTAAACGTCTTTTGGTCACATGTGTCTAAAGGACATTGtcccagaagtcttgtggttccttcagagctgccatgttgtttttagagagaagaggctttaacctttgacctgctaactgaggcctgtagaggctgagatggagctcatttctctgagcactgcacggtctgaccttcggggtgaatCTGCTAAGCTGTCCACTCCTGGGACTTCTGACAACACTGATAAATGCTCCAGTTCCTTCTGGACTCCATGTTTTAAtctaacagaaaataaaggtcTACATTAATGAGCAGAGCAGAGGAAACTCCTTTAAACAAGCTGAGCTCAGATCAGCCAAAACATGAAAGGATTTCAGCAGCCACAGTTTAACTCTGATGGATGAGGACCAATATCAGAACACTTCTGAGAGTTCGGTTCAGTTTGATTGACCCAGATTAGTTTGGCTTTTCAGCGcgtggttaaaaaaacaacgaTATTTTCCTCTCAGGCAGGTTCATATCTCGCAGGCCACTCTGGACTGTCTGGATGGGATCTATGAGACAGAGCAGGGGCATGGCCAGGACCGAAGCGAGTTCCTACGGAAACACAACATAGACACGTATCTGATCCGGCCAGCGTCACAGGAGGAGGACCAGGCCCCGAAGGCCAGGCGTCCAAGCTACGATGAAATGACCACGTGGAGCGCTGAGCTGCCGTTTGGAGACATCCTGGGCATGAACTTTGTAAGTGCAACAGATATGACTGAAATATCTGGGTATCTCATGATTCTGTGACCTTTTCTTTCCCCTTCGTCTCTCCGTAGATCCTGGCCACTTTCACCAACGGCTCTCTGACTCAGCTGCCCAATCACATCGCAGCTCAGCGTTCGGGCTCGCGGGAAGTCAACAAGAGAATCCGTCAGGCAATGGAAGTTCGAAGCAGCGAGCGAATGAGGAAGGAGCACATCACCACCTTCACTCAGGTGTTCAAGGACGCCCAAATGGAAGGAAAGGTACCTGACAGTTGAGGGCGGAGCTAGTTCTCAGGTGCAGCCGACGGGTGGGTCATCAGTCTGTGTTTTTAGTACTCTCAGATCAGAGATGAACTCTTCAAGTCCAACATGGTTTGTTCCTTCGTCCTGCTCATCCTGCTGATGGCTGTCCAGGTGCTGATCCCCGCCCCCAGGTACACCTGTCCATCAGCAACAGCTTCTTCAGCCATGTTCTGTAAAATCATCTTTAGTCATATTGTTATGGATGTAGAACCAGAAATGCACCAACCTTAAAACTGTCTGCTCCCAAGCATCAAAGTCATGggattatttcagtttaaaattatacatgtttaaaaacattcttttataatataaacaagtttcttaaatgttctttttcagaTTTACTAACATTAAAGATAACCTGTAACCTGTCCCCTGTCATGCCTCTTACACATACAAGACAATATCATCTGCGTAAAATCAAACATTCAAACTGCTCCGCCTCCTATTTTACTacagtttatctgtttttctgtaCAGGTTGTGTCCAATGGTGGCGCAGTTCAGCTTCAGTGGCTGCGTTTActtcctgctcctgctgctgactCTGGGGGAGGAGTTTAAACACTGCCCCGCCCCCCTGCAGTCGCTCTGCTGCTGGGTTCATGAAACCAAGGACGCCAGAACGTTGCTCACACTCGCCGCCATTGCAGTGAACTCTGTGATCGCCACTGCGGACATCGTGAGTCAGACATGTTCAGAGTTATCCATGTTGCCTTCACTGCTGCTGGGAAACTTTAGCTGTGAATATGGAGGTCCAATTGATGAGGCAGCATCTGAGAGAAAGTCCTAATGATTAGTCCTTGAATAGTAAGGAAATTCAGAGATGATCTCGTCAAAATCAAGACTCAAAGTTTGAGCTGCTCTCTTTTCATgatttgaagacaaaaaatgtttaagacaAGAACACCTGAGATTCTCCTGAGAAACACTTTGATGTTCCCTTCTTtgcctccttccttccttcctcccatCTTCCATCGTCTCTTCCTCCAGCTGTGGTGTGATTTCTCAGACTCCAGCGGCGGTGAGGCCATGCTGGCtccgcccacctccacctggcCTAACATCAACATCTGCACCCACCCCGAGGTGCTCGCTCATTCTGCACAAACCTCAATGTTTCCTTGTGTCCACCTGTGGGACggtaacctttgacctcttcaTTCACAGTACATGGTGCTGAGCTGCgtggttgccatggttaccTGCGCCGTGTTCCTCAGGCTGAGCTGCGTGCTGCAGctggtgttcctgctgctgGCCGCCGTCTCCTACACCTACGTCATCGAGACTCACAGGTACGGAGCGCTGCGTTCAGGGGCCGTGGGACCAGAGTGCTGCATTCAGGCGCTGTGGGACCTGAGTGCTGCGTTCAAGAGCTGTGGGACATGAGCATTGTGTTCAGGTGCAGCGGGAACTGAGTGCTGCATTCAGGATCTGTGGGACCCAATCGCTGTTCAGGCGCCACAGGACCTGAGCGCTGCGTTCAGGCGCTGTGGGACCTGAGCGCTGCGTTCAGGCGCTGNNNNNNNNNNNNNNNNNNNNNNNNNNNNNNNNNNNNNNNNNNNNNNNNNNNNNNNNNNNNNNNNNNNNNNNNNNNNNNNNNNNNNNNNNNNNNNNNNNNNNNNNNNNNNNNNNNNNNNNNNNNNNNNNNNNNNNNNNNNNNNNNNNNNNNNNNNNNNNNNNNNNNNNNNNNNNNNNNNNNNNNNNNNNNNNNNNNNNNNNNNNNNNNNNNNNNNNNNNNNNNNNNNNNNNNNNNNNNNNNNNNNNNNNNNNNNNNNNNNNNNNNNNNNNNNNNNNNNNNNNNNNNNNNNNNNNNNNNNNNNNNNNNNNNNNNNNNNNNNNNNNNNNNNNNNNNNNNNNNNNNNNNNNNNNNNNNNNNNNNNNNNNNNNNNNNNNNNNNNNNNNNNNNNNNNNNNNNNNNNNNNNNNNNNNNNNNNNNNNNNNNNNNNNNNNNNNNNNNNNNNNNNNNNNNNNNNNNNNNNNNNNNNNNNNNNNNNNNNNNNNNNNNNNNNNNNNNNNNNNNNNNNNNNNNNNNNNNNNNNNNNNNNNNNNNNNNNNNNNNNNNNNNNNNNNNNNNNNNNNNNNNNNNNNNNNNNNNNNNNNNNNNNNNNNNNNNNNNNNNNNNNNNNNNNNNNNNNNNNNNNNNNNNNNNNNNNNNNNNNNNNNNNNNNNNNNNNNNNNNNNNNNNNNNNNNNNNNNNNNNNNNNNNNNNNNNNNNNNNNNNNNNNNNNNNNNNNNNNNNNNNNNNNNNNNNNNNNNNNNNNNNNNNNNNNNNNNNNNNNNNNNNNNNNNNNNNNNNNNNNNNNNNNNNNNNNNNNNNNNNNNNNNNNNNNNNNNNNNNNNNNNNNNNNNNNNNNNNNNNNNNNNNNNNNNNNNNNNNNNNNNNNNNNNNNNNNNNNNNNNNNNNNNNNNNNNNNNNNNNNNNNNNNNNNNNNNNNNNNNNNNNNNNNNNNNNNNCGAGTGCTGCGTTTAGGCGCTGCGTTAAGGCACTGCGTTCAGGCACTGTGGGACCTGAGTGCTGCGTTCAGGCGCTGTGGGACTCGAGTGCTGCGTTCAGGCGCTGTGGGACCTGAGCGGTGCATTCAGGCGCTGTGGGACGATTCTTCAGGCTGCTTCCTGTCTCACGCCTGTCTCTTTCCTCCCTGTGTCTGATCCGGGGTCAGCGCTCACCACCTGTGCAGGAGGGGCGTCTGCCTGCTTCTCATGGTGATGTTCATGGTGGCCGTCCTCTACAACAGCAGACAGGTGACGTCCTCGAAACCCTGCTGTGTGTCTCTTTCTCTGACATTTGAACTCACCGCTGCCTCTGGTTCTTCTTCGTTGGTAGCTGGAGGCGACGGCGCGGCTGGACTTCCTGTGGCGCCTGCAGGCCAGGAAGGAGGTGGAGGACATGAAGGAGCAGAGGGAGCACAACGAGTGTCTGCTGCTCAACATCCTGCCGGGTCACGTGGCGCAGCACTTCCTGGAGAGAGACCCCAACAACGAGGTACCTGTCCCACCTGTCCAGGTGCACACACACCTGTCCGGGTGCACACACACCTGTCCAGGTGCACCCACCTGTCCacatttaaactgcttttatctttcagcactgttaataaaacaggcagacagaaaagcagACTAGAAAGTAAACCTGAAGGGAACAGTTACTGTACGATTTATTTGAAACCTTTAAGCTGCAGTAACTTCTGCTCATGTAGGTTTGAAGCTccctgactgtgtgtgtgtgtcggtgtgtgtgtgtgtgtgtgtgtgtgtgcgtgtgtgtgtcaggagTTGTACTCTCAGTCGTACGAGCGTGTTGGTGTCCTGTTCGCCTCTCTGCCTGGATTCTCTGACTTCTACGAGCAGAAAGAACTCCCTCATCAGCACGTCGAGTGTCTCCGCCTCCTCAACCAGATCATCAGCAACTTTGATGAGGTCTGTCTctcacacacctgcacacacacacacacactcacacagatgtttaacctgtgtgtgtgtgtgtgcagctgctggaggaatgTTACttccaggaagtggagaagATAAAAACCATCGGCAGCTCCTACATGGCAGCTTCAGGCCTCTCACCTGACCGACAGGTGAGTCCTGCTGTGACGTCACGTCTCTGTGTGATGTCACACTCATCTctgacggtgtgtgtgtgtgttcaggagtACGAGGACGGCTGGAATCACCTCAGTGAGTTGGTGATGTTCGCTCTGGCCATGCAGGAAAGTCTGAAACACGTCAACATCCAGACAGGAAACCAGTTCCAGCTCAGAATAGgtctgtgacacacacacacacacacacacacacacacacacgcacacacgcacacacacacacacaagcacacactaTGTCATATTTAAAACCCCACTGATTATCATAAATACACAACCTGACTGCACAAAGCATTAACAGAACAAATACTTCTATTTCTTTTCTACACAAAAccatgaacatttttaaaaaagtaaaagtaaccataaaatttaaattggcaagataaaaagtaaaacttaatacaaagaaattaaatataGCCCTGTAGGGTGTTGCTGCTTATTCTGAATATAACT
This region includes:
- the dnajc27 gene encoding dnaJ homolog subfamily C member 27 isoform X3, coding for MAGHPFFYEVRNEFYKDSQGVLLVYDVGLRESFDALDSWLAEMKQEMGSQANMDSIVFIVCANKVDLTKRRVVDEGEGRLWAESRGFHYFETSAQSGEGINEMFQVFTRTQTHTPHTHKKLISSRPQAFFSSITDMCENGGKRPVSEVSVGFTKEQADTIRRIRNSKDSWDMLGVKPGATREEVNKAYRKLAVLLHPDKCVAPGSEDAFKAVVNARTSLLKNIK
- the dnajc27 gene encoding dnaJ homolog subfamily C member 27 isoform X1, whose amino-acid sequence is METNAPKRRDNKKSLRVKVISLGNAEVGKSCIIKRYCEKRFVPKYLATIGIDYGVTKVQVRDREIKVNIFDMAGHPFFYEVRNEFYKDSQGVLLVYDVGLRESFDALDSWLAEMKQEMGSQANMDSIVFIVCANKVDLTKRRVVDEGEGRLWAESRGFHYFETSAQSGEGINEMFQVFTRTQTHTPHTHKKLISSRPQAFFSSITDMCENGGKRPVSEVSVGFTKEQADTIRRIRNSKDSWDMLGVKPGATREEVNKAYRKLAVLLHPDKCVAPGSEDAFKAVVNARTSLLKNIK
- the dnajc27 gene encoding dnaJ homolog subfamily C member 27 isoform X2, which produces METNAPKRRDNKKSLRVKVISLGNAEVGKSCIIKRYCEKRFVPKYLATIGIDYGVTKVQVRDREIKVNIFDMAGHPFFYEVRNEFYKDSQGVLLVYDVGLRESFDALDSWLAEMKQEMGSQANMDSIVFIVCANKVDLTKRRVVDEGEGRLWAESRGFHYFETSAQSGEGINEMFQAFFSSITDMCENGGKRPVSEVSVGFTKEQADTIRRIRNSKDSWDMLGVKPGATREEVNKAYRKLAVLLHPDKCVAPGSEDAFKAVVNARTSLLKNIK
- the si:ch211-132f19.7 gene encoding adenylate cyclase type 8 (The sequence of the model RefSeq protein was modified relative to this genomic sequence to represent the inferred CDS: added 348 bases not found in genome assembly), which gives rise to MGWGGVACDWLTGLTVVLWAGIFVLSLAKKKVMMSPQGLRFLSVLSWASQTIQVLVGVFTWTETNHSWYVFFTLFSTYTLLPLPLLWSIVAAATTSTLHLLVDVSRNYSDQIFIRKVMVKALLYLAVNIAGVFINYLSDRTQRQSFLETRRCIEGRVRLERENHRQERLVMSILPRFLVLEMIADMTAADDYLLPHQFHKIYIHHYKNVSILFADIIGFTSLSLILSAQELVRTLNELFGRFDKLAEKHQCLRIKILGDCYYCVSGVPEPQRGHARCCVEMGLSMISTIRYVRRELQQEVDMRIGVHSGSVLCGVLGLQKWQFDIWSWDVDIANSLEAAGVPGQVHISQATLDCLDGIYETEQGHGQDRSEFLRKHNIDTYLIRPASQEEDQAPKARRPSYDEMTTWSAELPFGDILGMNFILATFTNGSLTQLPNHIAAQRSGSREVNKRIRQAMEVRSSERMRKEHITTFTQVFKDAQMEGKYSQIRDELFKSNMVCSFVLLILLMAVQVLIPAPRLCPMVAQFSFSGCVYFLLLLLTLGEEFKHCPAPLQSLCCWVHETKDARTLLTLAAIAVNSVIATADILWCDFSDSSGGEAMLAPPTSTWPNINICTHPEYMVLSCVVAMVTCAVFLRLSCVLQLVFLLLAAVSYTYVIETHSAHHLCRRGVCLLLMVMFMVAVLYNSRQLEATARLDFLWRLQARKEVEDMKEQREHNECLLLNILPGHVAQHFLERDPNNEELYSQSYERVGVLFASLPGFSDFYEQKELPHQHVECLRLLNQIISNFDELLEECYFQEVEKIKTIGSSYMAASGLSPDRQEYEDGWNHLSELVMFALAMQESLKHVNIQTGNQFQLRIGL